A genomic region of Denticeps clupeoides chromosome 9, fDenClu1.1, whole genome shotgun sequence contains the following coding sequences:
- the LOC114797441 gene encoding uncharacterized protein LOC114797441 isoform X2, which translates to MNPRQKLLARLSREHHSLEFRFTVQQDLNRFNQTTVFDGETIFYCDDNGLRDEPRQDWVHQTFNTEDLEERQDFCRDQYWEQVTRFEEIMKIITDTAGFVQRCRGCTGNRSEVTSFDKWRLNGDDFLTFNTTTQTWEPDSELAAPVASNWNQNSYWNLVDGEFSQNWCRKILHVFVEKKAAGRKHQETDVLDKETITVWNWMAVIVIVIVIVGLVLVLFCLVACYIRRNKIYQELIRGQHHIRNVEENNHHLLHGSGVRSAVELKGNAVGSWQS; encoded by the exons AACATCACAGTCTGGAGTTCCGGTTCACAGTACAGCAGGATCTGAACAGATTTAATCAGACGACTGTGTTTGACGGTGAAACCATATTTTATTGTGATGATAACGGGCTGAGAGACGAACCCAGACAGGACTGGGTCCATCAAACATTCAATACTGAAGATCTGGAGGAAAGACAGGACTTCTGTAGGGATCAGTACTGGGAACAAGTAACACGGTTTGaggaaataatgaaaataatcacTGATACAGCAG GTTTTGTTCAGAGATGCCGCGGCTGCACTGgcaacaggtcagaggtcacaagtTTTGACAAATGGCGTCTAAATGGTGACGACTTTCTGACCTTCAACACCACGACCCAAACATGGGAACCTGATTCTGAACTGGCTGCTCCAGTAGCTTCAAACTGGAACCAGAACAGTTACTGGAATCTTGTAGATGGTGAATTCAGCCAGAACTGGTGCAGAAAAATCCTTCATGTGTTTGTAGAGAAGAAAGCAGCAGGGAGGAAACATCAAGAAACAG ATGTATTAGACAAAGAGACCATCACCGTTTGGAACTGGATGGCAGTGATCGTGATTGTGATCGTGATCGTGGGTCTGGTGCTTGTTCTTTTCTGCCTTGTTGCCTGTTACATCAGACGAAATAAAATATATCAAGAGCTGATCAGAG GGCAACATCACATCAGGAACGTTGAAGAGAACAATCACCATCTTCTCCACGGCTCAG GTGTAAGAAGCGCCGTTGAACTCAAAGGAAATGCAGTGGGCAGCTGGCAAAGCTGA
- the LOC114797441 gene encoding uncharacterized protein LOC114797441 isoform X1 has product MNPRQKLLARLSREHHSLEFRFTVQQDLNRFNQTTVFDGETIFYCDDNGLRDEPRQDWVHQTFNTEDLEERQDFCRDQYWEQVTRFEEIMKIITDTAGFVQRCRGCTGNRSEVTSFDKWRLNGDDFLTFNTTTQTWEPDSELAAPVASNWNQNSYWNLVDGEFSQNWCRKILHVFVEKKAAGRKHQETDVLDKETITVWNWMAVIVIVIVIVGLVLVLFCLVACYIRRNKIYQELIRGQHHIRNVEENNHHLLHGSGGSSPEDKQTVNEVFLSNNSSDSVELQEVLFIQV; this is encoded by the exons AACATCACAGTCTGGAGTTCCGGTTCACAGTACAGCAGGATCTGAACAGATTTAATCAGACGACTGTGTTTGACGGTGAAACCATATTTTATTGTGATGATAACGGGCTGAGAGACGAACCCAGACAGGACTGGGTCCATCAAACATTCAATACTGAAGATCTGGAGGAAAGACAGGACTTCTGTAGGGATCAGTACTGGGAACAAGTAACACGGTTTGaggaaataatgaaaataatcacTGATACAGCAG GTTTTGTTCAGAGATGCCGCGGCTGCACTGgcaacaggtcagaggtcacaagtTTTGACAAATGGCGTCTAAATGGTGACGACTTTCTGACCTTCAACACCACGACCCAAACATGGGAACCTGATTCTGAACTGGCTGCTCCAGTAGCTTCAAACTGGAACCAGAACAGTTACTGGAATCTTGTAGATGGTGAATTCAGCCAGAACTGGTGCAGAAAAATCCTTCATGTGTTTGTAGAGAAGAAAGCAGCAGGGAGGAAACATCAAGAAACAG ATGTATTAGACAAAGAGACCATCACCGTTTGGAACTGGATGGCAGTGATCGTGATTGTGATCGTGATCGTGGGTCTGGTGCTTGTTCTTTTCTGCCTTGTTGCCTGTTACATCAGACGAAATAAAATATATCAAGAGCTGATCAGAG GGCAACATCACATCAGGAACGTTGAAGAGAACAATCACCATCTTCTCCACGGCTCAGGTGGCTCCTCACCAGAAGACAAGCAGACAGTGAATGAAGTCTTTTTATCTAACAACAGTTCAGATTCTGTAGAATTACAAGAAGTACTTTTCATTCAGGTGTAA